The window ATCATTTTTAGTAGCAGAAGCAGTTAGATTAAAGCCGTTCGCTAACAATGCAGCTTTATCAGTGACAGCTCCTGGATTTAGTTGAAGCGTGTAGGTGACATACCCATCACTATCAGTGGCAATCGTACTTTTCCCATCAATGGTAATGCCATTATTTTCAGAATTCTCAATTTTTAAGCTGATGTTTTTATCGATGACCGCACCGCCACTGGCCTTTTCAGCTGCTTTTATCGTAACGGTAAAAGCTGTGGGTTCATCGGATAACTCAATACTATTTGGACTAACTGCAATGGGTTGTAAGAAAAAGTCAGGCTCAATATCACCATCTGGTGTATCTTCATCACTCTTAACGGGCTGTTCACCTAGAGGAGGCACCGGGTCAATAGAATCTACCGTATCACCCTCTCCACCACCACCACAACCAGCTAAAGCTAAGGCGCAAGTTAAAGAGGTAAGTTGAAACAACTTAGAAGTAAGAGGTAGTGAGCTATAGGACATATTTCGAACTCCGCATCAGCAAGATTCTGATCAAGCAAAAAAACGTAAATCGTTGCCTTCTTTTCGGGAAAATATCTAAAAGAAAGGCAACGATACATAGATTTACAGTAAGGTTAACTGTACTAACAGTTTGTATGAAATTTATAACAGCAACTTTACTGACTTTTGTTATAACTTACAACTAAAGATTAAAACTTTGCATTAAGTAATCAACAACATAGCGCATGAAATTCAGGGTATAATAGCTGACTTACATGACGACAATTATCATAAAATAGTTTGAGTATTTATTGATTTTATGGTATAAATGTCGACTTTAAAATTTTCTGAATTGGTCTGCCTGTTATTTGCCTTTAGATGACAGAAATACCAGCTCAACCTTCATATAGTTTTGTTTGGTGCAATGGTGCCGCTTGCTGTGTCCATGCCGCAAATGCGCGCAACTTGCCCAGACTGGTATGAGAATGACTCATACTTCATAGATCAGGAGTTCGCCATGTCTAGAGTTTGCCAAGTGACTGGAAAGCGCCCTATGGTGGGTAATAATGTTTCGCACGCAAACAACAAAACCCGTCGTCGCTTTCTACCAAACCTTCAACGCCATCGTTTTTGGGTAGAATCTGAAAATCGTTTTGTGCGTCTACGTATATCTACTAAAGGTATGCGCATCATTGACAAACTAGGTATCGATAAAGTGTTAGCAGATTTGCGCGCACAAGGTCAAAAAGTTTAAGCTTAGTGCTTGCACGCTATCATTTAAAGGAAAACTATCATGAGAGATAAAATCAAGTTGGTATCAACTGCTGGTACTGGGTATTATTACACCACTACCAAAAACAAGCGCACGATGCCTGGCAAAATGGAAATCAAAAAGTTTGATCCAAAAATTCGCCAGCATGTGATCTTTAAAGAAGCAAAAATCAAATAATATTTATTTACGGATAACTATTATTAGACTGTCGTTTTTCACTGGAGTTATTTGGTGCTAAACAAAAAAAGGGTTTATCAATTGATAAACCCTTTTTTATTGTCTGCTGTTTTGATCGCTAATAGTTAATTCTAGCTGTCTATCAATGTATTAGCTAACATTGCTATTAGTTGGCATGGGAAAAATTTCGTTCGTATTAGCTGTAGTTCGTTGGCTCTTTATCATAAACATGTGCATGCCACTGGCTCATTTGCTTTTGCATTATGACCTGAATGGCCGCATGAATCATGTGCTGCCCGATTGGTTGAGTATCACTACCAAGCAACTCTTTGAGCTTGTCAGAGAAATCAATAGTCATTAGCGGCTCATCATCACCCTCAGCGTCGCGTAATAATAACCTGCCATTATCTGCTTCTACTAGCTCAAGGGTGGTCTCTTTGGCAAGTCCGGCAAACTGGTCGGTACTGTCAATATCCACTTCTATCTCATTATCAATATCGTATGGCATTTGGCTTTTTCCTCATTATCCCGTCTTATACTTGCACGGAGATTATAATCTAGCAAAGCTAGCATCTCTCAACATCTCATAGTAACGCGGGCAAATATCTCTTATTCATACAATGGACGCTTTAACTCTATAATTCAAGGGGTCTCACATAAGTCTTATGAAGGATTCGATATAAAACGCATAAGAGAATCGGCAAACTACTACCAATAGCGCAGTTTTGCTAAAGTGAATAGAAACGCCACAAACATACCAAGATAATAAACCAACTTTAGCTCAAAGGTAGGATCGCGGTATTTAAACGGTAGCGCAACAGTTGCGGTCGCGGTTGGCAATATTAATAACATCAGTAGCCAGTTTTCGATGACATTAAGCCAGCCTTGTAAATCATTACCTATGCGTAGCGATGCCAATCCTAATAACAGACAGCCGATGATTAGGGCAATAATTAAACCGTTTGGAATGTCTTTGGGAAAAATAATATCAGTAATTTTGGTAGGTGATGTTTGCATGCAAGGATCCAGTCACGGTTGAAAGGGGTGACTTATTGATTTAAAGAGAGGTTTATTTAGCATAACTGTTATTCAATGAAATTGTTGATTGAAAGCGATATCGACATCTATAAGTAACGCGACTCTCAACTTAATATGGGCTATCGTAGGCTGGCGCTTTTAGCCCAGTCAATCGTAACAATTTGCCAAAAACGCTGGGCTAAAGCCACAGCCTACGCCAAAAATTATGATAGTTGAGAGTGGAGTATAAGTAGTAAGACAGAACGCCTAGCTATAAGTGCCCATCAGCCACAATAGAGAGATGCAAGACGTTAGGTAGCCCAGACTAATAGCATTCCAGCTCGCAATATGCATGCCTTTAACCTTATTAAGCACGCGCGACCCCAGCCAAAAAAATAGCGGAATACCAAGCATAAACGCGGGTACTACTACCATAGCATGCTGTAATACTTCTCCGACATCATCGCCGACCATTAAGCGAAAGCCATAACCGGCTAAGCTTAGGATTAATGCAAAGACTGCCAAGCCAATGGTAATGCCTTTTGGAACCAAGCTGCGTTTGCCAGAGTCGGAACTATTACCCTGTACTTGGTTGGACGGCGCTGACGGGGCAAACGATTTTTGAGTATCCATATTTCACCTCTCTATAGCTATAATTACGAGTAGTCTGAAACTTTTAACCTGATTTTTAAATTTAGTTTTTAAATCGAACCGTTATTTGCTAATGCTAACTCTTCGCGCATGGCGGTAATAGCAGCGCTATAGTCCTGTTGGTTGAAAATAGCAGAACCGGCAACGAACATATCAGCACCCGCTTCGGCAATAGCGCGAATGTTATTGGATTTAATACCCCCATCCACCTCTAATCTAATGTCGCGGCCACTGTCGTCGATAAGCTTACGGACTTCACGTACCTTATCTAAGGTGCTGTCAATAAATGATTGGCCACCAAACCCCGGGTTCACGCTCATCAATAAGATTTGATCGACTTTGTCCATCACATAATCTAGATAATGTAACGGGGTAGCAGGATTGAATACCAACCCACATTTCGCACCGCCATCTTTAATAAGTTGTAGCGAGCGATCGACGTGGCCACTGGCTTCTGGATGGAAGGTAATGATGCTGGCCCCTGCTTCTAAGAACTGTTCAATCATGCCGTCTACTGGGGACACCATCAAATGCACGTCAATAGGAGCATCTATGCCGTAATCGCGCAGCGCCTTACATATCATACTACCAAAGGTGAGGTTCGGTACATAGTGATTGTCCATCACATCAAAATGAATCACGTCAGCACCGGATGCCAATACCCGCTCAACTTCCTCACCTAGGCGCGCAAAGTCAGCAGATAAGATAGAGGGGGCAATCAGATATCGCTTAGAGGGACAAATCATAATTGAGCTACCTAGTTAAAGTTTGCTTAAAATATCAATGAAAGTGCAATAAAATATTCGGATGACTTTATTATAACATAGGGCAGACGCTAAGCATTTTGCATCACGAGTCAGTAACTATGAGGAGTTATGCGTCGATATTAAAAACTCGCTATTGCAACCTCACTATTAAATTATTGGATCAACCAATAATATTACTATCGTGGCTTATATTGAGTTTTACAATAGGCACGGCCTACCATAAATGTACGTTTCGCTTGATGCTTAGTAGCACGACCCGTCACCCGCTGCCGCCATAACCGAAAAGAAGAGGGTTTTAACTGCTGACGCATTAAGGTAATGACATTAGTTTCAGTGAGTCCGTAGCTATACTCTATCGCTGCAAACGGCGTTCTATCTTCCCATGCCATCTCTATCACCCGTGACATTTGCACGGTGTCCAGTGCTTTATCATCTGCCACATCTGTTGCTTTTGATACCCGCTCAGCTGAATCAATAATATCTGAATTAACAGAGTCTGACTTGTTATTATTTAACCCGTTAGCGCTGGTTTGCTGCTTTACTTTTTGCTTTTCTTGTAGCGCTGTATCTATGTCGGCCTGCATCATAGCAAGCGACGATTGAGCAGTTTGTTGCTGATGCTGTTTGGTGTCTAAGCGGTCAGCTATTGATGATGTTTGAGAGTTTGTCATAATAATCTATCCTTTAAGGCGTTTATATGCCTTGCTATCTACTTCTTTCTGTATGAAATACAACTCTATTGATTTCGTAAAGCCAAAGTTTAGCTCATTTGTGCCATGCGCCAATGATGTTCGATATGATCGTTAATTACGGTCTGAATAAAATAATAGCTGTGGTCATGACCCGCTTGATAACGTAGCGTCAATGGCTGTTGTGCCTTCTCGCAAGCCTGTTGTAACTTAGGCGTCTGTAATTGCCCATCCGCTAAGAAGCCGTCTGCGGCACCTTGGTCAACCAATATAGTTGAGTATTGACGTCCGACAGACTCAATCGTCTGCGACGCATCGGACTCGGTCCACAAAGCCTTATCATCGCCAAAATATTCGGTATAGGCCGCCTGCCCCCATGCTGATTCACTAGCCGAACATACCGGTGATAGCGCTGAGACGCTGACAAACTTACTGGGAAATTTAAAACCTAATAGTAGCGCGCCGTGACCACCCATAGAGTGCCCCATGACACCGATACTATTAATTGCAAACTCAACATGCAGCAAATCATATAGCTCATCGACGATATAGGTTTGCATATTAAAATGTTCTGACCACGGCGCGCAAGTGGCATCGACATAATAGCTCGCCCCTTGTCCGACAAAATAGCGCTCATCGTTTGGCACGCTATCATTTTCATTATTATCGCTACGTGGCGCACTTCGAGGAGAGCTATCTGGCGCAATAAATATCATGCCAAGCTCGCTACATTTTTGTTGAAAATGAGCCTTATGAGTCACGTTATCCGCATTACAAGTGAGGCCTGATAGATACAAAATCGCAGGGCAACTATGGCCTGCCAGCGCCTCATCAGGCAAATAGATACTAAAAGTCATAGAGGTCTTGGTTGCCTCTGAGGCATGACTATAATAATGTTGCTCACCATCAAAGCAGCGATTGACACTTTTTTGCGTCAGCTTTGAGCTAGCCGGTAGACTGTGGGCGTAATAATCATTCATGGTTAATATCCCTTTCTTTTGCTATTTCATAAATATTTAATACTTTTCTTTATAACAATCATCCTAACCATTATACAAACTCTAAAGGTCTGCATCGTTGGCTTTATATAGATCGTTATTAAGCTGATGTTACGCTTCCTACCATATTATTTGTTATCACTCATTAGTTACTGCTACATTAGATGCGGTATTAGATATCGTATCAGCCCCAATATTGATCGTAGCGTCACTAATTTCATTAGCATTAGTTATATTCGCTACAGAGGGCCGCGAACTATCGAACAATACTTGCTCAAAAGCAGGTAGCGCAGTTTCCATCAGACTGCCCACGACCATCTGCGGCTCAGAGGGCTCAAAACCCATAAAACCTTCGCGCTCACTGACTCGCAAGCTAGCGTCTTTAAAAGCGGCCGCAAAACTAGTGTTCTCACGCAAGCTCTCAGCAAAAAACGCTTGACCAAAATAAGTCATCTCTGCAGTATTGGTACAGCCAAACGACATCTTATCAGCTGCTGAAGCCGTGATAACGACGGTAGTTGGCGAAGCCAGCTCATCAATAAATGATCCTGAGTAACAGGCAGATACCACAATCACCCGCCAGCGAATACCCGAAGCGTCTAATGCTTCACGTAACCACTCTGCATCTAAATTATCCATCTCAAGAGGCGGGTTCGCCAGTTGAATGATGTCCTGATCTCCATGCGACGATAGGGTCAGTAATAACACATCTTCATCGGTATCCATCTGCTGGCCAATCTTTTTTAGCCCACGCAGAATACTCCTTTTGCTAGCAATTGGTTCATCTAGCCAACTATAAGTATTATTAATCAAAGCGAGCGAATTACCGCTGGTGCCAAAACGCACATCAAACAACTGCCGCACCTTATTAATCTCCGAGCGAAACACGTTCTGGTCTGCAAACCCTGCCACACCCATAAAGTACCAGTCAGTTTTGCCAGATACGCTTGGATTAATGCTATCTAAAGCTTGCTGTAGCAGGCGTGGCTGCTCGTACAATGCCGCTTCTGCTAATACGGGTTGTACGGGAATTTGCTTAAAGATAGGTTGGTCTGCGACATTACGTTGCCAGATGGTTAATAGCGCCACCGCCCCTACCAATACTATAATGCGCTCCCACCAAGGAGTACGCAGGCGGCGAGAAAAGACCCACAATAGCGCCAGCGTCTGCCATAAAAACAGTATTAGAAATAATATTGGTAAGAACGAGTAGCTCCAGTCCGGCAGCCAGCCATAACTACCCAAAAACTGCACCATGCTTTGTAGTAGCGCTGATAACGTATCGGCAACCAACCACAGCACTACCGGTACAAATACTAGCGTTTGATTGCCAGAGCGCCGTGCAAGAATAATACCGCTCAATAGGATCATCATCGGCCAGATCAAATAGCTGACCATTCCTTGCTCGTTAAATACGCTACCGTTTTCGGCTGCCAACCAAGAAAACAGCACGTTGCTACCGAGCGCCAATAGCGCAAATAGTGCAAACTGTATAAAAGTTGGTTTAACCCAAGAGAACGCGCGCGTTGACCCTACCAACATCCATAGAGCGGCAATGATATTGGCAGCGAAATTAAGCGAAAAGCGCTGAAGAGAGATGGTTTTAAGTGACGAGAGTGACAAAGACTTAGACCTCTATCCAGTCAAGAGAAATGAAGAAGTAGCGAGAAGCACAGCCAATTAGTTTAGCCTGCCAATCTAACGCGATTGTAACGGATTGTCAGTCAAGACGGTAAGGCTGATTTGTAAAAAATCACATTATTATTAAAGATTAGTGTTGCAAGTCATCCTGAAAAATCACCATAAAAACATCATTATACCGTGGTCAAAACCTCAGCTAACTTTAATGTACCAAAACGTGCTAAAAAAAAGTTAAAAAACCATTAATCTTAACGAACGTCCATAAAAAAGGAGGCCTTAACATAAGGCCTCCTTTTTATTGAAATGAAATTTTACTACTTACTTCTCGATAGCTTTTTTACTATAGACTATCTCATCAATAGCTCATTGACACGCTTTAGATAAGCAGCTGGGTCTTCAAGCTGGCCACCGTCTGCTAATAACGCTTGATCAAAAATTACTTGTGCTAAGTCATTAAAATCGGCGCTACTTTCAAGCTTTTGAATCAAGGGATGCTCAGGGTTAATTTCAAGTGTGGGCTTACTTTCTGGTACTTCCTGTCCCATTTGCTTGAGCATTTGAATCATCTGTGGTGACAACTCACCTTCACCAACCACGAGACAGGCAGGACTATCCACTAATCGCGTTGAGACTTTAACGTCTTTGGCGCGCTCGCCTAATGCCGCTTTGAGCTTATCAACCACTGGTTTAAGTGTTTCTTCCGCCTTTTCAGCTTCGGCCTTTTCAGCGTCATCTTGCAAGTCGCCTAAGTCAACCGCACCCTTTGCAATGTTCTGAAACGGTGTTCCATCAAACTCAGTTAAGAAGTTCA of the Psychrobacter sp. LV10R520-6 genome contains:
- the rpmB gene encoding 50S ribosomal protein L28 encodes the protein MSRVCQVTGKRPMVGNNVSHANNKTRRRFLPNLQRHRFWVESENRFVRLRISTKGMRIIDKLGIDKVLADLRAQGQKV
- the rpmG gene encoding 50S ribosomal protein L33, coding for MRDKIKLVSTAGTGYYYTTTKNKRTMPGKMEIKKFDPKIRQHVIFKEAKIK
- the rpe gene encoding ribulose-phosphate 3-epimerase: MICPSKRYLIAPSILSADFARLGEEVERVLASGADVIHFDVMDNHYVPNLTFGSMICKALRDYGIDAPIDVHLMVSPVDGMIEQFLEAGASIITFHPEASGHVDRSLQLIKDGGAKCGLVFNPATPLHYLDYVMDKVDQILLMSVNPGFGGQSFIDSTLDKVREVRKLIDDSGRDIRLEVDGGIKSNNIRAIAEAGADMFVAGSAIFNQQDYSAAITAMREELALANNGSI
- a CDS encoding TIGR03643 family protein — encoded protein: MSRVIEMAWEDRTPFAAIEYSYGLTETNVITLMRQQLKPSSFRLWRQRVTGRATKHQAKRTFMVGRAYCKTQYKPR
- the fghA gene encoding S-formylglutathione hydrolase — its product is MNDYYAHSLPASSKLTQKSVNRCFDGEQHYYSHASEATKTSMTFSIYLPDEALAGHSCPAILYLSGLTCNADNVTHKAHFQQKCSELGMIFIAPDSSPRSAPRSDNNENDSVPNDERYFVGQGASYYVDATCAPWSEHFNMQTYIVDELYDLLHVEFAINSIGVMGHSMGGHGALLLGFKFPSKFVSVSALSPVCSASESAWGQAAYTEYFGDDKALWTESDASQTIESVGRQYSTILVDQGAADGFLADGQLQTPKLQQACEKAQQPLTLRYQAGHDHSYYFIQTVINDHIEHHWRMAQMS
- a CDS encoding C13 family peptidase — protein: MSLSSLKTISLQRFSLNFAANIIAALWMLVGSTRAFSWVKPTFIQFALFALLALGSNVLFSWLAAENGSVFNEQGMVSYLIWPMMILLSGIILARRSGNQTLVFVPVVLWLVADTLSALLQSMVQFLGSYGWLPDWSYSFLPILFLILFLWQTLALLWVFSRRLRTPWWERIIVLVGAVALLTIWQRNVADQPIFKQIPVQPVLAEAALYEQPRLLQQALDSINPSVSGKTDWYFMGVAGFADQNVFRSEINKVRQLFDVRFGTSGNSLALINNTYSWLDEPIASKRSILRGLKKIGQQMDTDEDVLLLTLSSHGDQDIIQLANPPLEMDNLDAEWLREALDASGIRWRVIVVSACYSGSFIDELASPTTVVITASAADKMSFGCTNTAEMTYFGQAFFAESLRENTSFAAAFKDASLRVSEREGFMGFEPSEPQMVVGSLMETALPAFEQVLFDSSRPSVANITNANEISDATINIGADTISNTASNVAVTNE